The sequence TTCTTCCTGCTGGTCGTCAACATCGTCTACGCCTTCTTCGACACATTCGGCATCATCGACACCATGACCCGCGGCGGGCCTGGCAAGTCGACGGAGACGCTGGTCTACAAGGTCTATACCGACGGCCTGCTCGGCGGAAATCTCGGCAGCTCGGCAGCGCAATCGGTGATCCTGATGATCATGGTCATCGTCCTGACCGGAATCCAGTTCCGCTTCGTCGAACGCAAGGTGACCTACTGATGGTGGAGGAAGAGGGCTTTCGGCGCTACATCGCCCACATCATCCTCTGGATCGGGATCGCGATCGTCGCCTTCCCGGTCTATCTCGCCTTCGTCGCCTCCACGCAGGACAACGCGGTGATCGCCAACGGCCAGATGTCGCTGCTGCCGGGCGGCCATTTCCTCGAAACCTACTATCAGACGATCTTCGTCGGCACGAGCGGCTCCACCCGCGAGCCGGTCGGCAACATGATGCTGAACTCGCTGGTGATGGCGCTCTTGATCGCCGTGGGCAAAATCGCGGTCTCGATCATCTCGGCCTATGCGATCGTCTATTTCCGCTTTCCGTTCCGGATGGCGATCTTCTGGATCATCTTCATCACCCTGATGCTGCCGGTCGAGGTGCGCATCTATCCGACCTACAAGATCGTCGCCGATCTCCACATGCTCGACAGCTATGCCGGCCTGTCGCTGCCGCTGATCGCATCCGCGACCGCAACGCTGCTGTTCCGCCAGTTCTTCATGACCGTACCGGACGAGCTGCTGGAAGCTTCGCGCATCGACGG comes from Bradyrhizobium sp. CCGE-LA001 and encodes:
- the ugpE gene encoding sn-glycerol-3-phosphate ABC transporter permease UgpE, with amino-acid sequence MVEEEGFRRYIAHIILWIGIAIVAFPVYLAFVASTQDNAVIANGQMSLLPGGHFLETYYQTIFVGTSGSTREPVGNMMLNSLVMALLIAVGKIAVSIISAYAIVYFRFPFRMAIFWIIFITLMLPVEVRIYPTYKIVADLHMLDSYAGLSLPLIASATATLLFRQFFMTVPDELLEASRIDGAGPFRFFWDTLLPLSRTNMAALFVILFILGWNQYLWPLLITTRDDMQTIQIGIRKMITTTDALTEWPIVMATAVLAMLPPVFVVVVMQKLFVRGLVETEK